From a region of the Deinococcus budaensis genome:
- a CDS encoding C39 family peptidase has translation MSIRPLLTCSLAFAVLGGAASGAPASVTLKNIRHEYQGPDNCAPVTSLTLLGYYGTRVTQAQAANAMKDFPGDPQVTSLELAAYLGRFGLRSVIRYAGDAELLRELVSRGLPVVVQQRLKAGSNVAHFRTVYGYSAGRFLVSDPLRGPSLSLSTAEMQDLWNYYNGEYLVAYPPSKEGLVREALGEDFDLTANWQHAKLHGEQDVKARPNDPYAWWGLAKANLRLGNVKVAAGQFDRAVQIGVPTLYYLYRQEAFEAWTQAGEHEKTLALTQRALKAYPSSKELQRFRNLANDALGG, from the coding sequence ATGTCCATTCGACCACTCCTTACGTGTTCGCTGGCCTTCGCGGTGCTGGGTGGAGCAGCCAGCGGGGCACCGGCCAGCGTCACGTTGAAGAACATTCGCCATGAGTACCAGGGACCGGACAACTGCGCGCCCGTGACCTCCCTGACCCTCCTCGGCTACTACGGAACGCGGGTCACGCAAGCGCAGGCGGCCAATGCCATGAAGGACTTCCCGGGAGATCCCCAGGTCACCAGCCTGGAACTCGCCGCCTACCTGGGCCGCTTCGGGCTGCGCAGCGTCATCCGGTACGCGGGAGACGCCGAACTGCTGCGTGAACTGGTGTCCCGCGGCCTGCCCGTGGTGGTGCAACAGCGTTTGAAGGCGGGCAGCAATGTCGCGCACTTCCGCACGGTCTACGGGTACAGCGCTGGACGATTCCTGGTGAGTGATCCGCTCCGGGGCCCCTCCCTGAGCCTGTCGACCGCGGAGATGCAGGACCTGTGGAACTACTACAACGGCGAGTACCTGGTCGCGTACCCACCCTCCAAGGAGGGCCTGGTGCGCGAAGCGCTCGGCGAGGACTTCGACCTGACCGCGAACTGGCAGCACGCGAAGCTGCACGGGGAGCAGGACGTCAAGGCCCGTCCGAATGATCCATACGCCTGGTGGGGGCTGGCCAAGGCCAATCTGCGGTTGGGGAATGTGAAGGTGGCCGCAGGTCAGTTTGACCGGGCGGTCCAAATCGGGGTGCCGACCCTCTACTACCTGTACCGTCAGGAGGCGTTTGAAGCGTGGACTCAGGCAGGCGAGCACGAGAAGACACTGGCGTTGACGCAACGCGCATTGAAGGCGTACCCGTCGAGCAAGGAACTCCAACGTTTCCGGAATCTGGCGAACGATGCCCTTGGAGGATAG
- a CDS encoding SDR family NAD(P)-dependent oxidoreductase — protein MIPGHPTPAEALAGRVALVTGASSGLRRATALDLARAGADVTLLARSEVDLRRVAGEAEALGRRALVCPVLGGQCGRHGRRQGGHRSPRAAGQPGG, from the coding sequence GTGATCCCGGGGCACCCGACTCCTGCGGAGGCCCTGGCCGGTCGGGTGGCACTGGTGACGGGCGCCAGCAGTGGTTTGAGGCGAGCGACCGCTCTGGATCTCGCACGCGCGGGCGCAGATGTGACGCTGCTGGCCCGCAGCGAAGTGGACCTCCGGCGGGTCGCCGGGGAAGCCGAGGCGCTCGGGCGGCGTGCGCTCGTCTGTCCCGTCCTTGGCGGACAGTGCGGCCGTCATGGCCGCCGTCAGGGAGGGCACAGAAGCCCTCGGGCGGCTGGCCAGCCTGGTGGGTGA
- a CDS encoding aldo/keto reductase, with the protein MHHRPLGKTGIEVSEIGFGAWAIGGDAWGPVEDTASIRAMERALELGVNFIDTADVYGNGHSETLVAKVLKGRRDQVVVATKGGLMGHHRDPEREPVYDCPEKIIQAFEDSLRRLETDYIDVYFDHIWWNDPRETEAFITAFAHLKREGLVRAVGVSTDDFDYVRQFNRDGTLDVVQLDYSLLNRQAEQHILPYCQAQGIGVVVRGPLSKGMLTGKFTAQTQFPEGDVRHNWPQEDWYGSQLDQVEQLRVLASRERSLGQLALRFVLNHLAVSVAIPGAKTPQQVEQNVAASTRPLLTEGDVQLIETVTSGRST; encoded by the coding sequence ATGCATCACCGTCCGTTGGGCAAGACAGGTATCGAGGTTTCCGAGATCGGGTTTGGGGCCTGGGCCATCGGTGGCGACGCCTGGGGACCCGTCGAGGACACCGCCTCCATCCGCGCCATGGAGCGCGCCCTGGAATTGGGCGTGAATTTTATCGACACCGCCGACGTGTACGGGAACGGCCACAGCGAAACCCTCGTGGCGAAGGTCCTCAAGGGTCGCCGTGATCAGGTGGTCGTTGCGACCAAGGGCGGCTTGATGGGGCACCACCGCGACCCGGAGCGTGAGCCCGTTTACGACTGTCCCGAAAAGATCATCCAGGCCTTCGAGGACAGCCTGCGGCGCCTGGAGACCGATTACATCGACGTGTACTTCGACCACATCTGGTGGAACGACCCCCGGGAGACAGAAGCGTTCATCACCGCCTTCGCCCACCTCAAACGGGAAGGACTGGTGCGGGCGGTGGGGGTGTCGACCGACGACTTCGACTACGTTCGGCAGTTCAACCGGGACGGCACCCTTGACGTGGTTCAGCTGGACTACAGCCTGCTCAACCGCCAGGCGGAGCAGCACATCCTGCCGTACTGCCAGGCGCAGGGGATCGGCGTGGTGGTGCGCGGCCCACTTTCCAAGGGCATGCTGACCGGGAAATTCACGGCTCAAACGCAGTTCCCCGAGGGAGATGTTCGCCACAACTGGCCGCAGGAAGACTGGTACGGGTCACAGCTCGATCAGGTGGAACAGCTGCGTGTGCTGGCGTCCCGGGAACGCTCTCTGGGCCAGCTGGCCCTGCGTTTCGTGCTGAACCACCTGGCGGTGTCCGTGGCCATCCCGGGAGCAAAGACACCCCAGCAGGTGGAGCAGAACGTCGCTGCTTCCACCCGGCCCCTCCTCACGGAGGGCGACGTCCAGTTGATCGAGACCGTCACTTCCGGAAGGTCCACGTGA
- a CDS encoding TniQ family protein — protein sequence MHPPPRPGEWLGSWLLRLAQAHVLPLGRLLADLCWPADSGHRKS from the coding sequence GTGCATCCGCCGCCGAGACCGGGCGAGTGGCTCGGTTCCTGGCTGTTGCGCCTGGCCCAGGCGCACGTGCTGCCGCTGGGCCGGTTACTGGCGGACCTCTGCTGGCCAGCTGACAGCGGTCACCGGAAGAGTTGA
- a CDS encoding IS630 family transposase, with protein sequence MAAAEQDEAWRAQFVTDLAEVLPADLLYLDESGFQTTMTRTHVRCPRGHRAVDTVPRNRGKNLTLLCALTLAGPSAPLVVEGGVDGNVFVTYVREVLVPVLRPGQVVVLDNLGAHLRPNVRELVEATGALLVYLPPYSPDLNPIELMFSKLKAAMRALAARTREGVLEALRQALDTVTPSDAQGWFQQVLALQLFR encoded by the coding sequence CTGGCCGCCGCTGAGCAAGACGAGGCGTGGCGCGCTCAGTTCGTCACCGATCTGGCCGAGGTCCTGCCAGCAGACCTGCTGTATCTGGACGAGAGTGGCTTCCAGACAACGATGACGCGCACTCATGTCCGGTGCCCCCGAGGGCACCGGGCTGTCGACACCGTGCCACGCAACCGAGGCAAGAACCTCACGCTGCTGTGCGCTCTGACGCTCGCGGGGCCGTCGGCCCCGCTGGTCGTTGAGGGCGGTGTGGACGGCAACGTGTTCGTCACGTACGTTCGGGAGGTGCTCGTCCCGGTGCTCCGCCCTGGGCAGGTGGTTGTACTGGACAACCTTGGGGCGCACCTGCGCCCCAACGTCCGTGAGTTGGTCGAGGCCACAGGCGCCCTTCTGGTCTACCTGCCCCCCTACTCTCCTGACCTGAACCCGATTGAGCTGATGTTTTCCAAACTCAAAGCCGCCATGCGTGCCCTGGCCGCCAGAACTCGGGAGGGCGTTCTTGAAGCCCTCCGTCAGGCTCTGGACACGGTGACCCCCTCCGACGCCCAGGGCTGGTTTCAACAGGTCCTTGCCCTTCAACTCTTCCGGTGA
- a CDS encoding helix-turn-helix domain-containing protein, translating into MRGRAYSLDLRERIVRAVQQGMSQQQAAQHFTVSVASVERYVRLWREGRGLHPRPRPGRSVTVIPPGEHEALRAQVQQHPDLTLAEHVAVWREHHQAASASTLVRRFKTLRLTRKKDAGRR; encoded by the coding sequence ATGCGAGGGCGAGCGTACAGCCTGGACTTGCGGGAGCGGATTGTGCGTGCGGTGCAGCAGGGGATGAGCCAGCAGCAGGCTGCCCAGCACTTCACGGTGAGCGTGGCGAGCGTGGAGCGGTACGTGCGGCTCTGGCGGGAGGGCCGGGGGTTACACCCCCGGCCGCGTCCTGGGCGGTCAGTGACCGTCATTCCACCCGGAGAACACGAAGCCTTGCGTGCTCAGGTCCAGCAACACCCGGACCTGACGTTGGCCGAACATGTGGCGGTATGGCGTGAGCACCACCAGGCGGCGTCGGCCAGCACGCTGGTCCGGCGCTTCAAGACCTTACGACTGACGAGAAAAAAAGACGCTGGCCGCCGCTGA
- a CDS encoding serine/threonine-protein kinase, with translation MTTSPSTPTYLGGRYRKVSELGDGQQRYAQVFKALDLQEGDAPVAVKVLALDGPDPSITWSMFQKELTALDGFTHPAVVALLGSYHDTERGQAGIILELVEGGLTLENHVQEAGRDLSRRKPLSWRVVQLLRILDALTSVHQRRVLHRDVKLRNVLYDERNAVLKLADFGVARLITQYGEGLRTLDDHFSLPYAAPEQRDFEMLTEATDLYAFGLVAAALLTYQLPDRDFSRRDLDSFLEPLRQQGPTEAGYAQFLAVWDRLLSRRPEERPHVSEVEQALKSLLDEVLERPETQVRLEGESRKYIERTFGVPEFLEKLNDGLRARGEQVDGDRALTVWLYGREVWLRTREDGDRLVVERAGRLHGGKLLDDRERAFPMPFRVRFSASGDAYELRNAVFDRMLVELERETDRQNRIAHLQLAADMLELKEGRLKDLWMECQWDKGSRSGGGAIKPAGGMFVVAPGDRATLRIHAASGQPPVAGCVPLGEDTEATLATFVETLEEEPSALYEDNVIGQVVGISAEQHEVTVQFSRAVQLPQDHLVLLCRNVAAERALRRQQDALEAFVEGATTNPRLPELLLKPRNNRVRDALPPPLLQPGLRPPQQVGRLVAHALSARDFYAVQGPPGTGKTTTITEVVLQILEAQPDARILLTSQNNDAVDNALEKTQEIAGDLGKPLRLLREVSEFRGRRNPLGFDETFRSWVRVTRDNSREATRGELGLLTPMAAEQEAGVRATLAHWQDQLDKANDVRQDFLLNVQVFGVTCLRLPALYRRYPHLQDLNFDWVIVDEAARAHHSELLVALVRGRRFVLVGDQRQLPPHVHREDLGDLLDKGYTEEEVRRSLFEELFDALPTNNRARLDLQFRMHSSIARLVSSLYYEPDGVTLLSDVPEAGVALPFPAFDKPNRTFWIDVDGQEQRQPPSTSAKNFREARTIRQLLDLFEKQAQEHHADPRFTWPFKVAVITPYVLQKELLDQHITPKAKEHWQHLDIQIDTVDAFQGKQADVVFFSVVSTEGYRNEFVGDPHRLNVAFSRARRLLLIVGQKARALRDPELARALQAVPASNHVPPGGAS, from the coding sequence ATGACGACAAGCCCTTCCACACCCACCTACCTGGGCGGCCGCTACCGCAAGGTCAGCGAGCTTGGTGACGGCCAGCAGCGGTACGCCCAGGTCTTCAAGGCGCTCGACCTCCAGGAGGGCGACGCCCCGGTCGCCGTCAAGGTGCTGGCCCTCGACGGGCCCGACCCCTCGATCACCTGGTCGATGTTCCAGAAGGAGCTGACCGCCCTCGATGGCTTCACCCACCCGGCCGTCGTGGCCCTGCTGGGCTCCTACCACGACACCGAGCGGGGCCAGGCCGGGATCATCCTGGAACTCGTCGAGGGCGGCCTGACGCTCGAGAACCACGTTCAGGAGGCCGGGCGTGACCTCTCCCGGCGCAAGCCCCTGTCCTGGCGGGTGGTACAACTGCTGCGCATCCTCGATGCCCTCACAAGCGTTCACCAGCGCCGCGTGCTCCACCGCGACGTCAAGCTCCGCAACGTCCTGTACGACGAGCGCAATGCCGTGCTCAAGCTCGCCGACTTCGGCGTCGCGCGGCTCATCACCCAGTACGGCGAGGGGCTGCGCACCCTCGACGATCACTTCAGCCTGCCCTACGCGGCCCCCGAACAGCGCGACTTCGAGATGCTCACCGAGGCCACGGACCTGTACGCCTTCGGGCTTGTCGCCGCAGCCCTGCTCACGTACCAGCTTCCCGACAGGGACTTCTCCCGCCGTGACCTCGACAGCTTCCTTGAGCCGCTGCGCCAGCAGGGGCCGACCGAGGCCGGCTACGCGCAGTTCCTCGCCGTGTGGGACCGGCTGCTCTCCCGGCGTCCCGAGGAACGCCCCCACGTCTCGGAGGTCGAGCAGGCGCTCAAGTCGCTGCTCGACGAGGTGCTCGAGCGGCCCGAGACCCAGGTCCGGCTGGAGGGCGAGAGCCGGAAGTACATCGAGCGCACCTTCGGCGTGCCCGAGTTCCTCGAGAAGCTCAACGACGGGCTGCGGGCCCGCGGCGAGCAGGTCGACGGCGACCGCGCGCTCACGGTCTGGCTGTACGGCCGGGAGGTCTGGCTGCGCACCCGCGAGGACGGCGACCGCCTGGTCGTGGAGCGCGCCGGACGCCTGCATGGCGGGAAGCTCCTCGACGACCGCGAGCGGGCCTTCCCGATGCCCTTCCGCGTGCGCTTCAGCGCCTCGGGCGACGCCTACGAGCTGCGCAACGCCGTCTTCGACCGCATGCTCGTCGAACTTGAGCGCGAGACCGACCGCCAGAACCGCATCGCCCACCTGCAGCTCGCCGCAGACATGCTGGAGCTGAAGGAGGGCCGCCTCAAGGACCTCTGGATGGAGTGCCAGTGGGACAAGGGCAGCCGCAGCGGCGGCGGCGCCATCAAGCCCGCAGGCGGGATGTTCGTGGTCGCCCCAGGGGACCGCGCCACCCTGCGCATCCACGCCGCGAGCGGCCAGCCGCCCGTGGCCGGGTGCGTCCCACTGGGGGAGGACACAGAGGCGACGCTCGCGACGTTCGTCGAGACCCTCGAGGAGGAGCCCTCGGCCCTCTACGAGGACAACGTCATCGGCCAGGTCGTCGGCATCAGCGCGGAGCAGCACGAGGTCACCGTCCAGTTTTCCAGGGCAGTCCAACTTCCCCAGGACCACCTCGTGCTGCTCTGCCGGAACGTCGCCGCCGAGCGCGCCCTCCGGCGCCAGCAGGACGCCCTCGAGGCCTTCGTCGAGGGGGCAACGACCAACCCCCGCCTGCCCGAGCTTCTGCTCAAGCCGCGCAACAACCGCGTGCGGGACGCCCTGCCTCCCCCCCTGCTGCAGCCCGGGCTCAGGCCCCCACAGCAGGTGGGCCGCCTGGTGGCGCACGCCCTGTCCGCGCGCGACTTCTACGCCGTGCAGGGCCCACCAGGCACCGGGAAGACCACGACGATCACCGAGGTCGTCCTGCAGATCCTCGAGGCCCAGCCGGACGCCCGCATCCTCCTAACCTCGCAGAACAACGACGCGGTCGACAACGCCCTCGAGAAGACCCAGGAGATCGCCGGGGACCTGGGCAAGCCGCTGCGGCTGCTGCGCGAGGTCAGCGAGTTCCGCGGGCGGCGCAACCCGCTCGGCTTCGACGAGACCTTCCGCTCGTGGGTGAGGGTCACGCGCGACAACAGCCGGGAGGCGACCCGCGGAGAGCTGGGGCTGCTGACCCCCATGGCCGCTGAGCAGGAGGCCGGGGTGCGGGCGACCCTGGCGCACTGGCAGGACCAGCTCGACAAGGCCAACGACGTGCGCCAGGACTTCCTGCTCAACGTGCAGGTGTTCGGGGTCACCTGCCTGCGGCTCCCTGCCCTGTACCGCCGCTACCCGCACCTGCAGGATCTGAACTTCGACTGGGTGATCGTCGATGAGGCGGCCCGGGCCCACCACAGCGAGTTGCTCGTCGCGCTCGTGCGTGGCCGCCGCTTCGTCCTGGTGGGCGACCAGAGGCAGTTGCCGCCGCACGTGCACCGCGAGGACCTCGGCGACCTGCTCGACAAGGGCTACACCGAGGAGGAGGTGCGGCGCTCGCTGTTCGAGGAGCTGTTCGACGCCCTCCCGACCAACAACCGGGCCCGGCTCGACCTGCAGTTCCGCATGCACTCCTCGATCGCCCGCCTCGTCTCGTCGCTGTACTACGAGCCGGACGGCGTCACACTGCTCTCCGACGTCCCGGAGGCGGGCGTGGCCCTGCCGTTCCCAGCCTTCGACAAGCCGAACCGGACCTTCTGGATCGACGTGGACGGGCAGGAGCAGCGCCAGCCACCCAGCACCAGCGCGAAGAACTTCCGCGAGGCGAGGACGATCCGCCAATTGCTGGACCTCTTCGAGAAGCAGGCCCAGGAACATCACGCCGATCCGCGCTTCACGTGGCCCTTCAAGGTCGCGGTCATCACCCCCTACGTGCTGCAGAAGGAGCTGCTGGATCAGCACATCACCCCCAAGGCAAAGGAGCACTGGCAGCACTTGGATATCCAGATCGACACGGTCGACGCCTTCCAGGGCAAGCAGGCCGACGTGGTGTTCTTCTCGGTCGTCTCGACCGAGGGCTACCGCAACGAGTTCGTCGGGGACCCCCACCGCCTCAACGTGGCGTTCAGCCGGGCGCGCCGGCTGCTGCTGATCGTAGGGCAGAAGGCACGCGCCCTACGTGACCCCGAGCTCGCCCGCGCGCTCCAGGCCGTGCCGGCCTCCAACCACGTGCCCCCGGGGGGAGCGTCGTGA